DNA sequence from the Geobacter sp. AOG2 genome:
AAAAGGCACCAGGATCGTCTCCGGGTGCCCCTGGTTGTATCGTTTTGATGCAGCGCGATGGCCGCCTCAGCCCTCCTCCACCTCGCCGCCGGGATGGAGGTACAGATTGGGACCGCTCCGTGCCTTGCCCGCCTCGTCCATGAGCATATCCAACGCCAGGGTGGCCAGGTCGTCGGCCGTGGCCTCCATCCGGTTGTCCTTGTCCAGGTACAACAGCTTCAGGTAGGTGTTGCAGTCCGGGCAGCTTTCCGCCTTGACCGCGCCGTTCGTCCCCTCCAGGCTGTAGTAGGCGATCCCCTCGGTGGCCTCGCAACTGCTGCATTTGAGCCGGACCATGTGCCACTGGGTGGCGCAGAGGGAGCAGGAGAGATAGCGCAAACCCTGCTCCGAGCCGTGGGCGTGGACGACGCCGCTGGCCGGGGCCGAACCGCACACCGGGCAGACCCCGCCCGCTTCCAGCCGGACAAAGACGTGTTCCCCCAGGGCCGTTGCCATGTGCACCCAATAGACCTGGAGGGCGGCGGCGATAAAGGGAGACTCTTGGGGAGGGACGGCGGCCGATTCGCCCGCCAGTATCCAGTCCGCCATCTCCTCCAGCCTGCTTTCAGCCGCACACAACAGGCCGGCCGCAGTTTCGCGGGCAGCCGTCGGCACCTCCGCCACGGCCATGCGGCGCAGGATCAGCGCCAGGCCCTCCCGCCAGGCCCGGTTCCGGGACCGGAGCCGGGCGTCCAGGAGCGGCATGCCCTGTTCGCGGCACAGCGTCTGTTCTTCCAGGGTGGGAGGGGGCAGGGGGGGGAAGCCGTCCAAGGCCTCCTGTTGCGCATCGGCCAACAGCGCCAGGAAACCCAGGTATCCCCCCAGGCTGTGGCCGGGGGCAAGGAGCCGGAAACGTTCGGCACGGCGGGCGAACAGGTCGCGGCCGGGGAGGAACAGGAAGCGGATCTCACCGGCCGGGGCCTCGATCTCCCCCGGTTTGAGGATGCGGTCTGCCATGCTCATTTACGCCCTCCGGTCATCTCCCGGAACCATGCCGGATGATGCTGTTTCGCCCAGGCGCGCCGGACCTTGCCGTACAGCATGGCGCCGATGCTCTCCTTGGTCCAGATGGCCAGGTAGATGTGCCCGATGATCAGGGCGATGATCCCCGCTCCCGCGGCGGCGTGCACGATGGCGGCGAACCGGACCAGGCCCACCGGGAACAGGTGGGTGAAGTAGGCGCGCCAGATGACGACGCCGGACAGGACGAGCAGCGCCATGCAGGCCACCAGCAGCCAGAAGAGCAACTTCTGGCCGCCGTTCAGCTTGCCCGCCTCCGGCATGTTCCGGTCGTCGCCGCTCATCATCTCCCGGCTATGGCGCAGCCACTCCCAATCGCCGGGCGACATGATGCACAACTTCCGGAACCGGAAGAACATGCTGCCGAAGAAGATGATCAACGCCACCCCGATGAAGGGATGGAGGATGCGCGTCCAGACGCCGCCGCCGAACACCTGGCTCAGGGGGAAGAAGAACGGGTGGAACAGCACCAGGCCGGAGAGGGCCAGCAGGATGAAGGTCAGCGCCACCAGCCAGTGGTTGACCCGCTCGGGGGCCGTATAACGGTCTAATTTTTCAGGATCTCGTATCATCCTTGCACTCCTTCTCGATCTCTTCCGAAACCTCGTTGGGCCCCGTGGTCACGTAGTGGAAAAAGGCTCCCGCGGCGATCGCGCCGAGGGCCAGGGAAGCCAGCGGTTTGGCGGCCCCTTTCCATACCTCGACCATGGCGCCGATGGAGGGCTCCTTGGGAAGGCCGCTGTAGATCTCCGGCTTGTCGGCGTGGTGCAGCACGTAGATCACGTGGGTGCCGTCCACCCCTTTGGGGTCGTAGATCCCCGCCTTGGCGAAGCCCCGCGCCTTCAGGTCCGCGATACGTTCCTCGGCGTGGTGGAGCATGTCTTCCTTGGAGCCGAAGACGATGGCGCCGGTGGGGCAGGTCTTGACGCAGGCCGGTTCCAACCCCACCGCCACCCGGTCGGAGCAGAGGGTGCACTTGTAGACCTTGCTGTCCTTTTGGGACAGGCGGGGGATGTTGAACGGGCAGCCGGTGATGCAGTAGCCGCAGCCGATGCAGTTTTCCTCGTGGAAATCCACAATGCCGTTACTGTACTGGACGATGGCGCCGGGCGCCGGGCAGGCCTTGAGGCAGCCGGGGTTGCCGCAGTGCATGCAGCCGTCCTTGCGGATCAGCCACTCCAGTTTCCCCGGTTCCAGTTCCACCTCGGCGTAGCGCATGACGGTCCAGGAGTTCTCGGTGAGGTCCATGGGGTTGTCGAGAACACCGTGGCAGGTGCCGATTTCGTCCCTCAGGTCGTTCCACTCCATGCACGCCACCTGGCAGGCCTTGCAGCCGATGCATTTGGTGACGTCGATCAGCTTGGTCACCTCCATGGTCCGGCGCTGGCCCGGCGAAGGGGTGGTGGTGGCGGAACGGCGGGTGATGTCAAGTGATTGCAGTGCCATAATCCATCTCCTATAGAGGTTGTTGAAAAACAGCCATCTCGCCACCGTCCTCGAAAGCCCTTTCGTGCGGCGTAGCGCTGCTACGCCTCCTCATGGCTTTTAGCAGAACCGTTCCGGTTCTGTCCCTGCGGGATGAACTCCGCTCCGCTTCGTCACCGATAATCGCCGTAGGCGATTATACTGCGGGTGCGGCGATCTGACTATTTTTGAACAACCTGGGCTTTTCAACAACCTCCTAAGCCTTCTCGATGTTGACGAGGAACGACTTAAACTCCGGCGTCTGGGTGTTGGCGTCCCCCACGAAGGGGGTCAGGATGTTTGCCAGGTAGCCGCTCTTGGCCACCCCCTTGAAGCCCCAGTGGATCGGGATGCCCACGTGGTGGACGGTCTTGCCGTTCACCGTGAGGGGCTTGATGCGCTTGGTCACCACCGCGACCGCCTTGATGAAGCCGCGGCTCGACCAGACCTTGACCCGGCCGCCGTCCTTGATCCCTTTTTCTTTGGCCAACTCCTCGCTGATCTCCACGAACTGCTCCGGCTGCATGATGGCAGACAGCCTGGTGTGCTTGGTCCAGAAGTGGAAGTGCTCGGTGAGGCGATAGGTGGTGGCGGCGTAGGGGAATTCCTTGCTCTTGCCGAAGGCCTCCAGGTCGCCCTTGAACACCCGCGCCGCCGGGTTGCTGATCACCTTCGGGTGCAGGGAGTTGGTGTCGATGGGGGTCTCGAACGGCTCGTAGTGCTCGGGGAACGGTCCTTCCGCCATCTTGTCCAGGGCAAAGAGCCGCCCCGTCCCTTCCGGGAGCATGATGAAGGGGTTCATGTGGTCCGCGGGATCGGAATCCGGCTTGAAGTCGGGCACGTCGGCGCCGCCCCACTTGCTGCCGTCCCAGTACACCAGTCTGCGTTTCGGGTCCCACGGCTTTCCGGACAGGTCGCAGGAGGCGCGGTTGTACAGGACGCGCCGGTTGGCCGGCCAGGCAAAGGCCCAGTTGAGGGTGTTGCCCAGACCCGAGGGATCGTAATTGTCCCGTCGGGCCATCATGTTCCCCTTCTCCGTCCAGGCCCCCGAATAGAGCCAGCAGCCGCAGGAGGTGGAGCCGTCGTCCCTGAGTTGGGCGAAGCCGTCCAGCAGTTGGCCCTTTTTCACCAGGACCTTGGTCGGGTCCTTGGGATCGGCGAGATCGCCCAGGGCTTTGCCGTTGTACTCCTTGGCCAGCTCGTCGGGCGACGGGGCACGGGCAATGCTGTAGTTCCAGGTGAGGTTCAGGACCGGGTCGGGGAAGGCGCCCCCCTCCTTCTTGTACAGATCACGCAGCTTGAGGAAGATCCCGGCGATGATGTCGGCGTCGGGCAAGGCCTCTCCCGGCGGTTCGGCGCCCTTGTAATGCCATTGCAGCCAGCGCCCGGAGTTGGTGAGGGAGCCGTTCTCCTCGGCAAAGCAGGTGGAGGGGAGACGGATCACCTCGGTCTGGATCTTGGCCGGGTCCACGTCGTTGTATTCGCCGTGGTTCTCCCAGAAACACGAGGTCTCCGTGGCCAGGGGATCGATCACCACCAGGTACTTCAACTGGGACATGCCCTGGATCAGCTTGGCCTTGTTCGGGATCGAGGCCAGGGGGTTGAAGCCCTGGCAGATGTAGCCGTTCAGCTTGCCCTGGTGCATCAGTTCGAACACCTGGAGCACGTCGTATACCTTGTCCAGCTTGGGCAACCAGTCGTAACACCAGTTGTTCTCTTTGGTCGCCGCGTCGCCGAACCAGGACTTCATCAGGCTGACGTGGAACTTGCCGTAGTTCTGCCAGTAGGACATCTGGCCGGGGCGCAACGGCTTGAGAGCCCGCTTGTCGATGTAACCCTGGTAGTCGGTCTCCTTTTCACCCGGCAGGGTGAGGTAGCCGGGCAGGAGGTTGGACAAGAGCCCCAGGTCGGTGAGACCCTGGATGTTGGAGTGGCCGCGCAGGGCGTTCACCCCGCCTCCCGCCATGCCGACGTTGCCCAGGAGGAGTTGCACCATGGCCGCGGTGCGGATCATCTGCGAACCCACCGAATGCTGGGTCCAGCCCAGGGCGTACATGAAGGTCAGGGTGCGGTCGGGCGCCGAGGTGGTGGCGATGGTCTCGCACACCTTGAGGAAGGCGTCCTTGGGGGTACCGCAGATGTTGCTCACCGCCTCCGGCGTGTAGCGGGAGTAGTGCTGCTTGAGCAGTTGCAGCACGCAGCGGGGGTGCTGCAGGGTCTCGTCCACCTTGGCGAAGCCGTCCGGGCCGATTTCGTAGGACCAGGTGGCCTTGTCGTACTTGCGCGCCGGTTCGTCGTAGCCCGAGAACAGGCCTTCGTCGAACCGGTAGCCCTCGTTGATGATGAAGGAGGCATTGGTGTAGGACTTGACGTATTCGTGCTGGATTTTGTCGTGGGAGAGCAGGTAGTTGATCACGCCGCCCAGGAACGCGATGTCCGTGCCGGTGCGCAGGGGCGCGTAGAAGTCCGCCACCGATGCCGAGCGGGTGAAGCGGGGGTCCACCACGATGAAGGTGGCGTGGTTGTGGGCCTTGGCCTCGGTCACCCATTTGAAGCCGCAGGGGTGAGCCTCGGCGGCGTTGCCGCCCATGACGACGATGACGTTGGCGTTCTTGATATCTACCCAATGGTTGGTCATTGCACCGCGACCGAATGTGGGGGCCAAACTGGCCACCGTTGGTCCGTGTCAGACCCGGGCCTGATTATCGAACGCCAGGATCCCCAGGTTGCGGATGACCTTGTGGGTGATGTAACCGGACTCGTTGCTGGAGGCGGAGGCCGCCAGGAAGCCGGTGGTCACCCAGCGGTTGACCGTGGCGCCGGCGGCGTTCTTGGCGATGAAGTTCTTGTCCCGGTCGTCCTTCATCAGC
Encoded proteins:
- the fdhE gene encoding formate dehydrogenase accessory protein FdhE is translated as MSMADRILKPGEIEAPAGEIRFLFLPGRDLFARRAERFRLLAPGHSLGGYLGFLALLADAQQEALDGFPPLPPPTLEEQTLCREQGMPLLDARLRSRNRAWREGLALILRRMAVAEVPTAARETAAGLLCAAESRLEEMADWILAGESAAVPPQESPFIAAALQVYWVHMATALGEHVFVRLEAGGVCPVCGSAPASGVVHAHGSEQGLRYLSCSLCATQWHMVRLKCSSCEATEGIAYYSLEGTNGAVKAESCPDCNTYLKLLYLDKDNRMEATADDLATLALDMLMDEAGKARSGPNLYLHPGGEVEEG
- a CDS encoding formate dehydrogenase subunit gamma, with the protein product MIRDPEKLDRYTAPERVNHWLVALTFILLALSGLVLFHPFFFPLSQVFGGGVWTRILHPFIGVALIIFFGSMFFRFRKLCIMSPGDWEWLRHSREMMSGDDRNMPEAGKLNGGQKLLFWLLVACMALLVLSGVVIWRAYFTHLFPVGLVRFAAIVHAAAGAGIIALIIGHIYLAIWTKESIGAMLYGKVRRAWAKQHHPAWFREMTGGRK
- the fdxH gene encoding formate dehydrogenase subunit beta, which encodes MALQSLDITRRSATTTPSPGQRRTMEVTKLIDVTKCIGCKACQVACMEWNDLRDEIGTCHGVLDNPMDLTENSWTVMRYAEVELEPGKLEWLIRKDGCMHCGNPGCLKACPAPGAIVQYSNGIVDFHEENCIGCGYCITGCPFNIPRLSQKDSKVYKCTLCSDRVAVGLEPACVKTCPTGAIVFGSKEDMLHHAEERIADLKARGFAKAGIYDPKGVDGTHVIYVLHHADKPEIYSGLPKEPSIGAMVEVWKGAAKPLASLALGAIAAGAFFHYVTTGPNEVSEEIEKECKDDTRS
- the fdnG gene encoding formate dehydrogenase-N subunit alpha translates to MQITRRQFFKFSAGGLGGSSIAMLGFSPSVARAEVREFKLARSSETRNTCPYCSVSCGLIMHSLGDRAKNAEPAIFHIEGDPDHPVNRGTLCPKGAGLVDFIHSESRLKFPEYRAPGSKEWQRISWDEAFTRVARLMKDDRDKNFIAKNAAGATVNRWVTTGFLAASASSNESGYITHKVIRNLGILAFDNQARVUHGPTVASLAPTFGRGAMTNHWVDIKNANVIVVMGGNAAEAHPCGFKWVTEAKAHNHATFIVVDPRFTRSASVADFYAPLRTGTDIAFLGGVINYLLSHDKIQHEYVKSYTNASFIINEGYRFDEGLFSGYDEPARKYDKATWSYEIGPDGFAKVDETLQHPRCVLQLLKQHYSRYTPEAVSNICGTPKDAFLKVCETIATTSAPDRTLTFMYALGWTQHSVGSQMIRTAAMVQLLLGNVGMAGGGVNALRGHSNIQGLTDLGLLSNLLPGYLTLPGEKETDYQGYIDKRALKPLRPGQMSYWQNYGKFHVSLMKSWFGDAATKENNWCYDWLPKLDKVYDVLQVFELMHQGKLNGYICQGFNPLASIPNKAKLIQGMSQLKYLVVIDPLATETSCFWENHGEYNDVDPAKIQTEVIRLPSTCFAEENGSLTNSGRWLQWHYKGAEPPGEALPDADIIAGIFLKLRDLYKKEGGAFPDPVLNLTWNYSIARAPSPDELAKEYNGKALGDLADPKDPTKVLVKKGQLLDGFAQLRDDGSTSCGCWLYSGAWTEKGNMMARRDNYDPSGLGNTLNWAFAWPANRRVLYNRASCDLSGKPWDPKRRLVYWDGSKWGGADVPDFKPDSDPADHMNPFIMLPEGTGRLFALDKMAEGPFPEHYEPFETPIDTNSLHPKVISNPAARVFKGDLEAFGKSKEFPYAATTYRLTEHFHFWTKHTRLSAIMQPEQFVEISEELAKEKGIKDGGRVKVWSSRGFIKAVAVVTKRIKPLTVNGKTVHHVGIPIHWGFKGVAKSGYLANILTPFVGDANTQTPEFKSFLVNIEKA